TTCTGCTGAGCGGATTGTTTACGCTGATCGGGCTCCTGATCTCCGACCTGCTCGTGTATCGTTCCGACCCCCGGATTCATTCGCCTTCAACTTCAAGCACGGTATCATGAGTATTCGGTTGTCGGAGTTTACCGTGTTCAAAGGCTCGAAACATCAACGGCGGGCGTTTCGCATGCTTGGTGTTTTCATCCTGGTGGCGCTGCTGGCTCCTGTTCTGGCCAACCGTAATCCACTGATGCTTCGTATTGACGGCAAGACCAGTTTCCCGGCACTGAGCGGAAATCCGTATGTGGAGTTACCGCAGGAAAACGGAGAATGGAAAGCAGTACTAGCCGCCGATATCGACTGGCGCACGTTTCAACGAGGCTTCACCCTCCTTGCTCCGATCCCGTATGCTCCTGCCGACCTGGATCCCGCCAACGCGAACTTTCAATCACCCTTCTCGAAACAGTTTCTGGCATCCGACACCGGCTCGATCGAACTCCCATTGCGCTACCGTCACTGGCTGGGCACAACGCGGACAGGTGGAGACCTGCTATCCGCCCTCATCCATGGCACCCGGTATGCCTTGCTGATCGGCTTTCTGGCAGCGCTCCTCTCTGCCCTGATTGGAATTACACTGGGGTTATTCGCCGGATACTTTGGTGATCGTCACTTCCTGGTGCATCCGGGATCGTTCATCTTAATACTGGCACTTTTCTTTATCGCCTGGTTCGAAGGCAGTTTCATTCCTGGCCGTTACGGGCTTCAAGCAAGCCTTGGTTGGTGGTTATTACCATTGATCGGAATGTTACTGACCTTGCGCGTTCGCGGGAAGAAAGCCACCCTGCGACTGCCGATTGATACAATGGTCCGTGCGGTCATGAGCGTCTTCCTGGCAGTACCCCGGCTAGTCTGGATCATCCTGATCGGTGCAACGCTGACACCATCGGTCTCGCTGGTGATCCTGACCATTGGATTGACCGGATGGGCGGAATTCACCCAACTGACCAGAGCGGAAACCCTGCGACTCCGCGGATCCGGGTTTGCGGAAAACGCGCGCGCCGCGGGTTTGCGGGATGTACGGATCCTCTTCCGGCATTTGTTACCGAATTTCGGATCCCTGTTGGTCCTGATCTTTTTTTATCACATGGCCGGAGCGATCCTGGCCGAGTCCGCTTTGTCGTTTCTCGGTGCCGGTGTTCCGCACGATATCGTAACCTGGGGAAGCCTGTTGCAGGAAGGTCGACAGGATTTGCAGGCGTGGTGGGTGCTGGTATTTCCGGGTTGCTGCCTGTTCCTGCTCTTGAACAGCCTTCAGTCCATGCGAAGAACCACCGGTTCTTAACATTCTTTAACCTCGTTTTTCACAGCGGATTCATCGTTTTTTAGTTAAAATTGCTCCTCGTTACGAAGGTTTCCGGCTACCGCCATCCTTTCCGAATGTTACACTTTCTAAACCACGGTTTCGCGGTTTAGGTACCAGTACCTCGTAGTTAAACAACATGATGGACATTAAAGAAATCAACGAGCGCATTCAGCGCGAATCTGCTTTTGTTGACTTGCTCCAACTCGAATTGGGGAAAGTGATCGTCGGACAAAAGCAAATGACCGAACGGCTCCTGATCGCCCTACTGGCCAACGGCCACATCCTGCTGGAAGGAGTCCCGGGACTGGCCAAGACGCTTTCGATCAAGTCGCTTGCATCAGCCATTCACGCCAAGTTCAACCGGATCCAATTCACACCGGACCTGTTACCTGCCGACCTGATCGGCACGATGATCTACAATCAGAAGCAGGAGAGTTTCTCCATCCGCCGGGGACCTGTCTTCGCCAACTTCGTGCTGGCCGACGAGATCAACCGGGCACCCGCCAAGGTGCAAAGCGCCTTGCTGGAAGCCATGCAGGAACGACAGGTTACCATCGGCGAACAGACCTTCGCGCTCGAAGAACCATTCCTGGTCCTGGCTACGCAGAATCCCATTGAACAGGAAGGAACCTATCCGCTTCCGGAAGCACAGGTCGACCGCTTCATGCTGAAAGTGGTTATCGGCTACCCGACGAAGGAAGATGAAAAACTCATCATCCGTCAGAACATCGGGCAAGCGCCGGCTCCGGTGCAGCCGGTGGTGCGACCCGAAGAGATCCTTCACGCGCGCAAAAGCCTGCGCGACGTGTACATGGATGAAAAGATCGAGCGTTACATCGTCGACATCGTCTTCGCGAGCCGTACACCCGAGGATTACAAACTCGGCAAGCTGAAACAACTGATCAGCTACGGAGGATCGCCCCGCGCGAGCATCAACCTGGCGCTGGCGTCCAAGGCTTACGCCTTCGTGAAACGCCGCGGCTATGTGATTCCCGAAGACGTACGCGCGATCTGCCACGACGTGATGCGGCACCGCATCGGGCTGACCTACGAAGCGGAAGCGGAGAACATCAGTTCCGACCAGATCATCAACGAGATCCTCAACGCAGTCGAAGTTCCCTAAGTCTCCCCCGAGAGCGAACCTGAACTGTACACATGGAAACCTCCACCCTGCTCCAAAAAGTCCGCGCGATCGAGATCAAGACTCGCGGCTTGTCGGCGCACATCTTTTCCGGCGAATACCACAGCGCCTTCAAAGGGCGTGGCATGGCATTCAGCGAGGTGCGGGAATATACACCGGGAGACGACATCCGGTCCATCGACTGGAACGTCACCGCCCGCTTCGGACATCCGTATGTCAAGGTATTCGAGGAAGAGCGGGAACTGACCGTCATCCTGCTGGTAGATGTGAGCGCCTCCGGAGACTTCGGCACGAAGCAACAGTTCAAACGCCAATTGATGACGGAGCTTTGCGCGGTACTCGCCTTCTCCGCCATTCAGAACAACGACAAGACCGGCGTCATTTTTTTCAGCGACCGTGTCGAGAAGTTCATCCCGCCAAAGAAAGGAAAGACCCACATTCTGCGGATCATCCGGGAACTGATCGAATTCAAACCCGTTAACCGCAAAACCGACCTGGCCGTCGCTTTGCAGTACCTCACGAATGCGATCAAGAAACGCAGTATCTGTTTCCTGATCTCCGATTTCTACACGGAGAATTTCGAACGTGAACTCAAACTCGCGAACAAGAAACACGACCTGGTCGCGCTTGAGATCATCGACCCGCGGGAGGAATCGTTGCCCGATATCGGCCTGGTCAGATTTGAAGACGCGGAAACGGGTACGTCCCAATGGATCGATACCGGGGACCCTGCCGTGCGGGAAGCTTTCCAGAAGAACATGCACGTACGATCACGCAGAAATGCGGACCTGTTTGCACGTTCCGGCGTCGATACAGTCAGATTGAGCACCGATCGCTCCTATGTTCAACCACTCATGCAATTGTTTAAAAAGCGCGGAAGCAAGTGAGCATGAGCAGGTCGATTCTCCCTACACTCTTGATCGTGTGTCTGCTCTGGCTGGCCATGACACGGCCTGTGGCTGCGCAAATAGCTTCCCATGCGGAAGCCCGGATCGATACGAACACCATTCGAATCGGGGAACAAATTCGACTCGACCTATCTCTTTCCGGCCCGTCCAACGCTCGTGTTCAGTTTCCTGTTATCGGTGACACCTTGCCTGGACTGGAAATCGTGAAACGTGATTCATCCGACACCCTGCGCTCACCTGACGGCAGGACGATCACTTATTCTCAGCGCTTTTACCTCACACGCTTTGATACGGGTTATGTCGTACTGGAGCCCTTTCTCTTTGTCGTCGCCGATCCGACCACCGGCGCGATCGACAGCCTGACCACGGAAGCGCAACTGATCAGCGTCACGACACTCGCGGTTGATACGACGCAAGGCATCAAGGACATCAAACCGATCCTCGATGTTCCGTTTACCTGGCAGGATGCCTTACCGTATGTCGCCATTGGTCTCGCCGCTCTGCTGATCGGGTACGGGATCTATCGATACCTGAAGCAACGAAAGAAACAACCGCAACCCGAAAAGCGCATCATCCCGCCGGCGATTCCGGCTCACGTCCGGGCATTTGAAGAACTGGAACGGATCGCCGCCGAAAAACTCTGGCAACAGGGTAAGATCAAGGAGTATCATACCCGGGTGACCGATGTGCTGCGCAATTACCTGGAAGAACGTTTCGGGATACCCGCTCCTGAGATGACGACCGATGAATTGATCGATCGCATGCGCAGAAAGATCCGCGATATCCGGAGCCAGGAGTTGCTCCGTTCCATGTTGGTATTGGCCGATCTGGTCAAGTTCGCCAAAGCGCATCCACTACCCGACGAACACGAACAATTACTGCGCGAATGCCGCGAGTTCATCGAACTTAACCGGCCTGTGGTGGCGGAAGATATGACCGATAAGCAGGAGGTGCTGCCATGATCCCGGGCTGGAAGTTTCTTCACCCGCAATGGCTGTGGCTGTTATTGGTCATTCCGGCCGTTTTGGCGTTTCATTTCTTCTACCTGCGGAAGCGGCAACCCACCCTTCGATTCTCCAGCCTGACGGGCTTCTCGAACGTTCCGAACAGCTGTAGAACCAAACTGAAAGACCTTCCGGTGATCCTGAGAAGCCTGGTGATCGCCGCGTTGATCGTCGCGTTGGCCCGGCCGCAATCCAGTTCCAGCAGTCAGAACATTACGACCGAAGGTATTGACATCGTCATGGCGCTGGACATCTCCGCATCCATGCTCGCCGAGGACCTGAAACCCAACCGCATCGAAGCTGCTAAGAAAGTCGCCCGTGATTTCATCGACCAGCGACCCAATGACCGCATCGGCCTCGTCGTGTTCAGCGGAGAAAGCTTCACCCAGTGTCCGATGACGACCGACCATGCCGTGCTGAAGAACCTGTTGCTGGGTATTCAAAGCGGAATGCTGGCGGACGGAACCGCCCTGGGTGAAGGACTGGCAACCGCGGTGAACCGCATACGCAACAGCACGGCGAAAAGCAAGGTCATCATCCTGCTGACCGACGGCGTAAACAACATCGGAGCGATCGCGCCGGAGACCGCCGGCGACATTGCACAGGCTTTTGGTATCCGGGTCTATACGATCGGCGTGGGAACGGAAGGCATGGCGCCCTATCCGGTACAGACCCCGCTGGGTACCCAGTACCAGTATATGCCGGTACAGATCGACGAAGCCGTCTTACAAAAGATCGCCGGCTCGACCGGAGGAAAATACTTCCGCGCTACTTCTTCCGGCCAGTTGAAGACCATCTACCAGGATATCGACAAACTGGAAAAAACCCGGATCGACGTGACCGAGTTCCGTCATCGCTCGGAAGAGTATTACCCGATCGCGCTGGTCGCGATCGGGTTGCTCTGCCTCGAGTACTTCTTACGTCAGACCTTGTTCCGCACCCTCCCCTGATATGTTTCGCTGGGCACATCCTGAACATCTCTATGCACTGGCCGTCGTACCGGTCCTGCTGATGTTCTATTTATTCGCACGGGACGCTCGCGGGAAACGCCTCTACCGCTTTGGCGAGCGCAAACTCGTGGAACGTCTCCTACCCTTCGCTTCCGTAAACAAGCCGTGGTTGCGGATGTTCCTCGTACTCTTCGCGCTGTTGTCGCTTGTCCTGGCCTGGGCGAATCCGCAATTCGGTTCCCGACTGGTAGAAGTGAAACGCGAAGGGGTTGACGTGATCGTCGCGCTCGACGTATCCAACTCCATGAAGGCGGAAGACATACGGCCGAACCGTCTGGAACGCTCCAAACAGCTCATCAGCCGTTTGATCGATCGCCTGGAAAACGATCGCATCGGATTGGTGGTCTTTGCAGGACAAGCCTATGTGCAGTTGCCGATCACGACCGATTATGCGGCGGCTAAGTTGTTCCTCAACTCGATTGACACCGATATCATTCCGACCCAGGGTACGGCCATCGGTTCAGCACTTGATCTTTGCCAGGAATCATTCGTAGGCAATGACAACAAGCACAAAGTCATCGTCCTGATTACGGATGGCGAGAACCACGAAGACGACCCGATAACCGCTGCGAAAAAAGCCGGAGAAGCGGGAGTCATCGTCCACGCCATCGGCATGGGTTCTCCGGAGGGCGTACCGGTACCGGTCTATCGAAACGGCAGCCAGGTCGACTACCTGCGTGACCGTGACGGAAATACCGTCTTGACCAAGCTGGATGAAATGACCCTTCAACAAATCGCCGCAGAGACGAAAGGGGAATACATCCGGGCCACAAACAGCGACGACGGCTTGACGACCGTGATCAACGCTATCGGCCGGATGGAAAAGAAACAATTCGGCACCAAGCAATATTCCGATTACGAAGACCGGTTTCAGTATCTGCTTGCCTTCTCGCTGCTGCTCCTTGTATTGGAATCGCTCTTCAGCGACCGCAGAAGCGAAGTGCTGCACCGGCTGGATATTTTTGGAGAAAATAAAAACAAGGAGGAACGATCATCATGATGATAGCTTCCATCACTCTGAGATATCAACTGCTTGCCATGAGCCTGTTAATGCTCCAGGCTCCTACCCATACCCTGGCTCAATCAGAACGAAAACTTGTTCGTGAAGGGAACACTGCTTACGAAGCGAAGAAGTTTGACCAGGCGGAAATACAATACCGGAAATCCCTGGAGAAGAACAAGACTTCCCTCCCGGCACAATACAACCTCGGAAACGCACTGTTCCGGCAGGATAAACTCGACGAAGCGAAGAGCCAGTACGAACAGGCCGCCAACCTGAAAAATGCACCGGCGGCGGATCGTGCCAAGGCGTTTCATAACCTGGGCAACAGCCTTTTGAAACAGGAAAAATACCAGGAAAGCATCGACGCGTACAAACAATCGCTGCGTATAAATCCCGCCGATAACGACACGCGTTACAACCTTGCTTACGCGCAGGCCAAGCTGCAGCAACAACAGAACCAACAGAATCAAAACAACAAGCAAGACGACAAGCAAGAAAAGGACCAGCAGAAGAACCAGAACCAGCAGCAACAACAGAATAAAGACCAGCAGGATAAGAACAAGCAGCAGCAGGACCAGCAGCAACAGGATCAGCAGCAGGATCAGGCGAAAAAAGATCAGCAAAAACCGGATCAGCAAAAACCTGAACGGATCAGCAAGGAAGACGCGGAAAAAATTCTGCAAGCCCTGAACAACGACGAAAAGAAAACGCAAAAAAAGTTGAACAAAAAGGAGGCGGTTCGGGTTCGGATCGATAAGCAATGGTGATCAAAGACAGAACGAACGTATTGTTGACGGAACGTCTGGAGCTTCGTCCGTTAACCGCACAGGATGCCGGCTTTCTGTTCGACCTGTACACGGATCCGGAAGTGATCCGGTATACCGGAGAAACCCGGTTGCGGGATGAAGCGCATGCGCGCGAATTTTTGGATCGCTGCACTGCGATGCCGGCTTCCCATCCGCCGGTTTATCTGATCAGTATTGTCGGCGAAGAAAAGAAAAGCGGGTGGTGCGGCCTTCGCTATGACGACGAGGATCAGGTGTTCGACCTGGGATTTCGCCTGGAGCGAACCTCCTGGGGAAAAGGGTACGCCACAGAGGCTGCACGAGCCGTCATGGAGGAAGCGTTCGGACAATACGGTTTGATCAGGATACGGGCACGCTGCGCGCGCGAGAACATCGGCGCTTCCCATGTACTGCTGAAACTCGGTTTCAAGGCCGTGCGGTCGTTTACGGCGCACGGTTACCTTTGCGATGAATACGCCTTAGAACGTCATGAACTCCCGATCGGTCGGAATTGATCTAACGCGGGTCCTTGGACTCCGGAGCTGGCTGGCGATGTTGCTGGCCACCTTGCTCCTGCCCGTGCATTCCCGGGCTACGGCGGATGTATTCACGGCCAGTCTCAGTTCCAATTCGGTTGCCGTGGGCGATCAGGTGCAGATCACCTTTACGCTCAACGGTAGTGGACGGAACTTCAAAGCCCCCTCCTTTGAAGGCTTCAACGTGCTGATGGGGCCCAGCCAGTCGAGCAATATCCAAATGATCAACGGCAGCTTTTCGCAAACCCTCAGTTTTACTTATGTATTACAGGCGGTGAAAGAAGGCACCTTCAAGATTGGTTCTGCCGAGATCGTATTGAATAACCAAAAAGTACTGAGCAATCCCGTCACGCTTACCGTGACCAAAGGAACGTCGCGTTCTTCCGGCGGCAGTTCGGGCGGCGGCGAGCCCATGACCAGGAATGTCTTCATCCGCGCCTCGGTGGATAAGAGCAATGTGTTTCGCGGAGAAGGTCTTGTGGTGACGTACCGTCTTTACACCCGCGTAACCCTCGTTAACTACACCATCAGCAAGTTGCCTGCTCCGAACGGTTTCTGGAGCCAGGAAATCCAGTTGCCCCAACAATTGCAATTCCATAACGAGAATGTGGACGGGGTCAACTATCAGGTGGCCGATCTGAAAAAAATGGTCTTGTTTCCACAACGAAGCGGCAACCTGGAACTGGATCCGATGGAAGGCGAAGTCATTGCCCGTGTACAGGTGAAACGCCAGCGCAGCAACGACCCGTTCGATCAGTTTTTCGGGAACGATCCGTTCGGCTCATTCTTCGGCGGAGGACTGCAGGACGTCAAAGTGCCGCTCAAGAGCCAACCCGTCCGGGTGAACGTACGAGAATTACCGGACGGCGCGCCTGCCGGCTTTACCGGGGCCGTGGGTAAGTTCACCTTTGAAACTTCTATTGATAAGGACAAGACCAAAACGAATGAAGCCGTAACGCTTCGGATAAAAGTCACCGGCAAAGGGAACATCAAACTGGTGGATGCACCGAAGGTCAACTTCCCGCCTGATTTTGAATTATATGATCCGAAAGAATCGGTGAATATCACCGCCGGTGGCAGTGGCGCAAGCGGTAGTAAGACCTTCGAGTACCTGATCATCCCGCGCAATGCCGGTAATTTTAAGATCACCGTAGATCCGTTCAGCTACTTTGACCTGGATAAGAAGTCCTACCTCGAACTATCCGGTACGACCCTGGACCTCGCGGTGGAAAAAGGCAACGAAACAGTCACTACTACCGTTAGCGGCGTGAACAAATCGGATGTACAATTACTCGGGGAGGACATTCGTTTTCTCAAGACTGCCGACCCGCAACTGGCCCTGAACCCACGGCCGTTGCGCGGCTCATGGCTGTTCTATGTACTGTTGTTCATGCCCTTCGCGCTATTGC
This genomic stretch from Bacteroidota bacterium harbors:
- a CDS encoding VWA domain-containing protein, translating into MIPGWKFLHPQWLWLLLVIPAVLAFHFFYLRKRQPTLRFSSLTGFSNVPNSCRTKLKDLPVILRSLVIAALIVALARPQSSSSSQNITTEGIDIVMALDISASMLAEDLKPNRIEAAKKVARDFIDQRPNDRIGLVVFSGESFTQCPMTTDHAVLKNLLLGIQSGMLADGTALGEGLATAVNRIRNSTAKSKVIILLTDGVNNIGAIAPETAGDIAQAFGIRVYTIGVGTEGMAPYPVQTPLGTQYQYMPVQIDEAVLQKIAGSTGGKYFRATSSGQLKTIYQDIDKLEKTRIDVTEFRHRSEEYYPIALVAIGLLCLEYFLRQTLFRTLP
- a CDS encoding tetratricopeptide repeat protein produces the protein MSLLMLQAPTHTLAQSERKLVREGNTAYEAKKFDQAEIQYRKSLEKNKTSLPAQYNLGNALFRQDKLDEAKSQYEQAANLKNAPAADRAKAFHNLGNSLLKQEKYQESIDAYKQSLRINPADNDTRYNLAYAQAKLQQQQNQQNQNNKQDDKQEKDQQKNQNQQQQQNKDQQDKNKQQQDQQQQDQQQDQAKKDQQKPDQQKPERISKEDAEKILQALNNDEKKTQKKLNKKEAVRVRIDKQW
- a CDS encoding MoxR family ATPase yields the protein MMDIKEINERIQRESAFVDLLQLELGKVIVGQKQMTERLLIALLANGHILLEGVPGLAKTLSIKSLASAIHAKFNRIQFTPDLLPADLIGTMIYNQKQESFSIRRGPVFANFVLADEINRAPAKVQSALLEAMQERQVTIGEQTFALEEPFLVLATQNPIEQEGTYPLPEAQVDRFMLKVVIGYPTKEDEKLIIRQNIGQAPAPVQPVVRPEEILHARKSLRDVYMDEKIERYIVDIVFASRTPEDYKLGKLKQLISYGGSPRASINLALASKAYAFVKRRGYVIPEDVRAICHDVMRHRIGLTYEAEAENISSDQIINEILNAVEVP
- a CDS encoding ABC transporter permease, with amino-acid sequence MSIRLSEFTVFKGSKHQRRAFRMLGVFILVALLAPVLANRNPLMLRIDGKTSFPALSGNPYVELPQENGEWKAVLAADIDWRTFQRGFTLLAPIPYAPADLDPANANFQSPFSKQFLASDTGSIELPLRYRHWLGTTRTGGDLLSALIHGTRYALLIGFLAALLSALIGITLGLFAGYFGDRHFLVHPGSFILILALFFIAWFEGSFIPGRYGLQASLGWWLLPLIGMLLTLRVRGKKATLRLPIDTMVRAVMSVFLAVPRLVWIILIGATLTPSVSLVILTIGLTGWAEFTQLTRAETLRLRGSGFAENARAAGLRDVRILFRHLLPNFGSLLVLIFFYHMAGAILAESALSFLGAGVPHDIVTWGSLLQEGRQDLQAWWVLVFPGCCLFLLLNSLQSMRRTTGS
- a CDS encoding GNAT family N-acetyltransferase, giving the protein MVIKDRTNVLLTERLELRPLTAQDAGFLFDLYTDPEVIRYTGETRLRDEAHAREFLDRCTAMPASHPPVYLISIVGEEKKSGWCGLRYDDEDQVFDLGFRLERTSWGKGYATEAARAVMEEAFGQYGLIRIRARCARENIGASHVLLKLGFKAVRSFTAHGYLCDEYALERHELPIGRN
- a CDS encoding DUF58 domain-containing protein; this translates as METSTLLQKVRAIEIKTRGLSAHIFSGEYHSAFKGRGMAFSEVREYTPGDDIRSIDWNVTARFGHPYVKVFEEERELTVILLVDVSASGDFGTKQQFKRQLMTELCAVLAFSAIQNNDKTGVIFFSDRVEKFIPPKKGKTHILRIIRELIEFKPVNRKTDLAVALQYLTNAIKKRSICFLISDFYTENFERELKLANKKHDLVALEIIDPREESLPDIGLVRFEDAETGTSQWIDTGDPAVREAFQKNMHVRSRRNADLFARSGVDTVRLSTDRSYVQPLMQLFKKRGSK
- a CDS encoding protein BatD gives rise to the protein MNSRSVGIDLTRVLGLRSWLAMLLATLLLPVHSRATADVFTASLSSNSVAVGDQVQITFTLNGSGRNFKAPSFEGFNVLMGPSQSSNIQMINGSFSQTLSFTYVLQAVKEGTFKIGSAEIVLNNQKVLSNPVTLTVTKGTSRSSGGSSGGGEPMTRNVFIRASVDKSNVFRGEGLVVTYRLYTRVTLVNYTISKLPAPNGFWSQEIQLPQQLQFHNENVDGVNYQVADLKKMVLFPQRSGNLELDPMEGEVIARVQVKRQRSNDPFDQFFGNDPFGSFFGGGLQDVKVPLKSQPVRVNVRELPDGAPAGFTGAVGKFTFETSIDKDKTKTNEAVTLRIKVTGKGNIKLVDAPKVNFPPDFELYDPKESVNITAGGSGASGSKTFEYLIIPRNAGNFKITVDPFSYFDLDKKSYLELSGTTLDLAVEKGNETVTTTVSGVNKSDVQLLGEDIRFLKTADPQLALNPRPLRGSWLFYVLLFMPFALLLIALQWRKKLAERMTNVALIRSQRASKVALRRLAKSKELLGKQDHAAFLEELSRALWGYISDKLQLPVSELNRDNAKTHLQQRGTSEAMINELLSVLDACEFARFAGGTASLPDDLYRRGIASITQMEEQA
- a CDS encoding VWA domain-containing protein — its product is MFRWAHPEHLYALAVVPVLLMFYLFARDARGKRLYRFGERKLVERLLPFASVNKPWLRMFLVLFALLSLVLAWANPQFGSRLVEVKREGVDVIVALDVSNSMKAEDIRPNRLERSKQLISRLIDRLENDRIGLVVFAGQAYVQLPITTDYAAAKLFLNSIDTDIIPTQGTAIGSALDLCQESFVGNDNKHKVIVLITDGENHEDDPITAAKKAGEAGVIVHAIGMGSPEGVPVPVYRNGSQVDYLRDRDGNTVLTKLDEMTLQQIAAETKGEYIRATNSDDGLTTVINAIGRMEKKQFGTKQYSDYEDRFQYLLAFSLLLLVLESLFSDRRSEVLHRLDIFGENKNKEERSS